The following coding sequences are from one Dehalococcoidia bacterium window:
- a CDS encoding 2Fe-2S iron-sulfur cluster-binding protein, producing the protein MPRVTVQPAGHVIDVAEGETIMAGANARGYYWPTTCGGKGECTTCACSVLAGGDQLSSMSRFESYSLAEGRGRAVLNTPVRLACQARVQGDVEVRKPGVLPPPE; encoded by the coding sequence ATGCCCCGCGTGACCGTGCAGCCGGCCGGCCATGTGATCGACGTTGCCGAGGGCGAGACGATCATGGCGGGCGCCAACGCCCGCGGCTACTACTGGCCCACCACCTGCGGCGGCAAGGGCGAGTGCACGACCTGCGCCTGTTCGGTGCTGGCCGGGGGCGACCAACTCTCTTCTATGAGCCGCTTTGAGTCGTATAGTCTGGCCGAAGGGCGTGGCCGCGCCGTGCTGAACACGCCCGTGCGCCTCGCCTGCCAGGCCCGCGTACAGGGCGATGTCGAGGTGCGCAAGCCGGGCGTGCTGCCGCCGCCGGAGTGA
- a CDS encoding LysR family transcriptional regulator, giving the protein MELAQIEAFVQVAAHRSFSRAAETLYLTQPSVTARIQTLERELGEELFERTGRSVRMTDAGQTFLAYAEKALASVQEGKDALEALRNAEAGNLRIGSALTISTYVLPRILKSFRGHYPRVDVSIRTGRSDDVLELLLNDEVQVGLVRALVHPEIQTIHLYDDEVILVTEHNHPFAQTRTARIEEVSRQPLIFFDKGSSYYGLIHGIFREANLVPIHAMQLDSMEATKKMVEEGLGIAILPRVSVERELKLGILAEVEIIGVPRFKRQIALIFRRNRKHARTVHAFVETLHNMYRFILPESARDTFPDLAPPPRVLARSGD; this is encoded by the coding sequence GTGGAATTGGCGCAGATCGAGGCGTTCGTGCAGGTGGCCGCGCACCGCAGCTTCAGCCGCGCCGCCGAGACGCTCTATCTCACGCAGCCGTCTGTGACGGCGCGTATCCAGACGCTCGAACGCGAGCTGGGCGAGGAGCTGTTCGAGCGCACCGGCCGCAGCGTGCGCATGACGGACGCGGGCCAGACATTTTTGGCGTACGCCGAGAAGGCGCTGGCCTCGGTGCAGGAAGGCAAGGACGCGCTCGAAGCGCTGCGCAACGCCGAGGCGGGCAATCTGCGAATCGGCTCGGCGCTGACGATCAGCACCTACGTGCTGCCGCGCATCCTCAAGTCCTTCCGCGGCCACTATCCGCGCGTGGATGTCTCGATCCGTACCGGCCGCTCCGACGACGTGCTCGAGCTGCTGCTCAACGACGAGGTGCAGGTCGGCCTCGTCCGCGCCCTCGTGCACCCGGAGATTCAAACGATCCACCTGTACGACGACGAGGTGATCCTCGTCACCGAGCACAACCACCCCTTCGCGCAGACGCGCACGGCGCGCATTGAAGAGGTCAGCCGCCAGCCGCTGATCTTCTTCGACAAGGGCTCGAGCTACTACGGCCTGATCCACGGCATCTTCCGCGAGGCGAACCTGGTGCCGATCCACGCCATGCAGCTCGACAGCATGGAGGCGACCAAGAAGATGGTCGAGGAGGGGCTGGGCATCGCCATCCTGCCGCGCGTTTCCGTCGAGCGCGAGCTGAAGCTGGGCATCCTGGCCGAGGTCGAGATCATCGGCGTGCCGCGCTTCAAGCGCCAGATCGCGTTGATCTTCCGCCGCAACCGCAAGCACGCGCGCACCGTGCACGCCTTCGTGGAGACGCTGCACAACATGTACCGCTTCATCCTGCCCGAATCGGCGCGCGATACGTTTCCCGACCTGGCGCCGCCGCCGCGTGTGCTGGCGCGCTCCGGCGACTGA
- a CDS encoding ferredoxin produces MPYIIAEPCIGVKDKSCVDVCPVNCIYEGEDQLYINPNECIDCAACEAACPVTAIYHEDDVPKQWRDYIEKNRAWSAANT; encoded by the coding sequence ATGCCGTACATCATTGCCGAGCCGTGCATCGGCGTGAAAGACAAGTCCTGCGTCGATGTCTGCCCCGTGAACTGTATCTACGAGGGCGAGGACCAGCTCTACATCAATCCCAACGAGTGCATCGACTGCGCCGCCTGCGAGGCCGCCTGCCCGGTGACGGCGATCTACCACGAAGACGACGTGCCCAAGCAGTGGCGTGACTACATCGAGAAGAACCGCGCCTGGAGCGCGGCCAACACATAA